The Labrus mixtus chromosome 16, fLabMix1.1, whole genome shotgun sequence genome window below encodes:
- the poc1bl gene encoding polypeptide N-acetylgalactosaminyltransferase 4, with the protein MRVRFSRKLGTLAKACFLLWILWLGYLVLARSSFPSSSPAEEDNEERDVHVRQFTAEESASDGQLMRPLYVKAAPDGTAPGEWGRATHLSLSPAEKKVEQDSVERYAINIYVSDKVSLHRHIQDNRMSECRSKRFDYRRLPTTSVVIAFYNEAWSTLLRTIHSVLETVPAVLLKDIILVDDYSDRGYLKSKLPEYVSNLQRVRLVRTKKREGLVRARLIGANFATGEVLTFLDCHCECVPGWIEPLLERIGENESTIVCPVIDTIDWNTFEYYMQTDEPMIGGFDWRLTFQWHSVPEPERKRRKSRIDPIRSPTMAGGLFAVSKKYFEYLGTYDMGMEVWGGENLELSFRVWQCGGSLEIHPCSHVGHVFPKKAPYARPNFLQNTVRAAEVWMDSYKQHFYNRNPPAKKETYGDISERLVLRNRLKCNSFDWYLKNIYPELHVPEDREGWHGAVRNLGIHSDCLDYNAPDHSPTGAHLSLFGCHGQGGNQYFEFTSQKEIRFNSVTELCAEVVQGQTSIGMRHCPSDAEPKPTSIIWEFRKDGTIYHPHSDMCATAFRTSEGRTDTQVRRCTPGDKTQQWKFEW; encoded by the exons ATGAGGGTGCGTTTCTCTCGAAAATTGGGCACCCTGGCCAAAGCTTGCTTCCTGCTCTGGATTCTCTGGCTTGGCTACCTTGTGTTAGCGCGCTcctctttcccctcctcttccccagCAGAGGAAGATAACGAGGAACGCGATGTCCACGTGAGACAGTTCACCGCAGAGGAGAGCGCGTCCGATGGGCAGCTTATGAGGCCCCTCTATGTTAAGGCAGCGCCAGACGGCACTGCGCCTGGGGAGTGGGGTCGGGCCACACACCTCAGCCTCAGCCCTGCGGAAAAGAAAGTGGAGCAGGACAGCGTGGAGCGCTATGCCATCAATATCTACGTCAGTGACAAGGTTTCCCTCCATCGGCACATTCAGGACAACAGGATGAGTGA ATGCCGAAGTAAGAGGTTTGACTACCGGCGTTTACCAACCACCTCTGTAGTCATCGCCTTCTACAACGAGGCCTGGTCCACGCTGCTGAGGACGATTCACAGTGTCCTGGAGACGGTGCCTGCTGTACTGTTAAAAGACATCATCCTGGTTGACGACTACAGTGACAGAG GTTACCTGAAATCCAAACTTCCTGAATATGTGAGCAATCTGCAGCGAGTGCGGCTAGTCCGCACCAAAAAAAGGGAAGGTCTGGTCCGAGCACGTCTCATTGGTGCAAACTTTGCTACGGGAGAAGTGCTGACGTTCCTTGACTGCCACTGTGAGTGCGTCCCTGGCTGGATTGAACCTCTGCTGGAAAG GATTGGTGAGAATGAAAGTACCATTGTGTGCCCTGTGATCGACACCATAGACTGGAACACGTTTGAGTATTACATGCAAACAGATGAGCCGATGATCGGAGGCTTCGACTGGAGACTCACCTTTCAGTGGCACTCAGTCCCTGAACCGGAACGGAAAAGGCGCAAGTCTCGCATTGACCCCATCAG GTCTCCAACAATGGCAGGTGGCTTATTTGCTGTGAGCAAGAAGTACTTTGAGTACCTGGGAACATACGATATGGGCATGGAGGTGTGGGGAGGAGAAAACCTGGAGCTCTCTTTCAGG GTGTGGCAGTGTGGGGGAAGCCTGGAGATTCACCCTTGCTCTCATGTGGGCCATGTGTTCCCTAAAAAGGCCCCCTACGCACGGCCCAACTTCCTGCAGAATACTGTCCGAGCTGCAGAGGTTTGGATGGACTCTTATAAACAACACTTCTACAACAGGAATCCCCCCGCCAAGAAG GAGACCTATGGGGATATTTCAGAGAGGCTGGTGCTGAGGAACAGGCTGAAATGCAACAGTTTTGACTGGTATCTGAAGAACATCTACCCTGAACTTCATGTTCCAGAGGACAGGGAAGGCTGGCATGGGGCT GTTCGCAATTTGGGAATCCACTCAGATTGTCTGGACTACAACGCTCCAGATCATAGCCCGACAGGTGCCCACCTTTCTCTGTTTGGCTGCCATGGCCAGGGAGGCAATCAG TACTTTGAGTTCACATCTCAAAAGGAGATCCGGTTCAACTCAGTAACAGAGCTGTGTGCTGAAGTAGTCCAAGGGCAGACCTCCATTGGGATGAGGCACTGCCCCAGTGACGCAGAGCCCAAACCCACCAGCATCATTTGGGAGTTCAGAAAG GATGGGACCATCTACCaccctcactctgacatgtgTGCAACGGCCTTCCGCACATCGGAGGggcgcacagacacacaggtacgCCGGTGTACCCCAGGAGACAAAACCCAGCAGTGGAAGTTTGAGTGGTAA